The following proteins come from a genomic window of Methanocella conradii HZ254:
- a CDS encoding flavodoxin domain-containing protein, giving the protein MANKLALVIYDTKYGSTEQVAHWVAEGINDADIRHVDDVTSLFYDLIVIGSPVYNEAPSTRILAFLEKYRDSLANKRLAIFTVSLPYNMTPERAKGYAGARILEELAGRVKGNIIDKRAFLGKLEEKELTSLDRLSLRIQYFLKGYRLKDANYLDRDAAIAWGRRLFELATRAPEAVTTERKDRKMGGSTGVPERKGDGQREEKK; this is encoded by the coding sequence ATGGCTAATAAGCTGGCCCTTGTCATATACGACACGAAATACGGCTCCACCGAGCAGGTCGCCCACTGGGTGGCCGAAGGTATAAACGACGCGGACATCCGGCACGTGGACGACGTGACCTCGCTCTTCTATGACCTGATCGTGATCGGCTCACCCGTGTACAACGAGGCGCCATCCACCCGCATCCTGGCGTTCCTTGAGAAGTACAGGGATAGCCTTGCCAATAAGCGGCTCGCCATCTTCACCGTGAGCCTGCCCTATAACATGACTCCAGAGCGAGCAAAGGGCTATGCGGGGGCTAGAATCCTCGAAGAGCTTGCCGGCAGGGTCAAGGGCAATATAATAGATAAGAGGGCATTTCTGGGGAAGCTCGAGGAAAAGGAGCTGACCTCCCTGGACAGGCTCTCCCTGCGCATACAGTACTTCTTGAAGGGATACAGGCTGAAGGATGCCAACTATCTTGACAGGGATGCCGCCATCGCATGGGGGAGGAGGCTGTTCGAGCTTGCCACCAGGGCGCCTGAGGCCGTCACCACGGAGAGGAAGGATAGGAAGATGGGCGGCTCCACCGGGGTGCCAGAGAGAAAGGGCGACGGGCAGAGGGAAGAAAAGAAGTGA
- a CDS encoding DedA family protein, with the protein MLSLVGDVTNTITGIIGNLGYLGVFILMTLESAGMPIPSEVIMTYGGFIATPGGIVHVVAVAVIGSLGTGLGSAIGYAVGAWGGKPFMDKYGKFFGINPQKMLWAERWFCKYGESACIYTRLLPVVRTVVNVPAGLLNMDFKKFMAYSMVGAFPWCLVLACIGYILGENWESIMGASHLLTYAVGAVVLFIIAACITLYALVRMGVIPRKTVEKYLGFLLNA; encoded by the coding sequence ATGCTATCACTCGTGGGGGATGTCACCAATACCATAACAGGGATAATAGGCAACCTCGGCTACCTCGGAGTTTTCATACTCATGACCCTCGAGAGCGCGGGAATGCCCATACCGAGCGAGGTCATAATGACATATGGCGGGTTCATCGCGACGCCGGGAGGCATCGTTCACGTGGTGGCTGTGGCGGTCATAGGCTCACTGGGCACCGGCCTGGGCTCGGCGATAGGCTATGCCGTCGGGGCGTGGGGCGGAAAGCCCTTCATGGATAAGTACGGCAAGTTCTTCGGGATCAACCCTCAGAAGATGCTGTGGGCCGAACGGTGGTTCTGCAAGTACGGCGAGTCAGCCTGCATCTACACGAGGCTGCTGCCAGTCGTGCGCACGGTGGTGAACGTCCCGGCCGGACTGCTGAACATGGATTTCAAGAAGTTCATGGCATATAGCATGGTGGGCGCATTTCCATGGTGCCTTGTCCTTGCCTGCATCGGCTACATCCTGGGCGAGAACTGGGAGTCTATCATGGGCGCCTCGCACCTGCTGACCTACGCCGTCGGGGCCGTAGTGCTTTTCATAATCGCAGCCTGCATCACTCTTTACGCCCTGGTGAGGATGGGCGTCATACCCAGGAAAACCGTGGAGAAGTACCTCGGCTTTCTCCTGAACGCCTAG
- a CDS encoding deoxyhypusine synthase, with protein sequence MAKSKFLKRPTAPIEVADRSIAELTEAMASTGFQGRKLGESVETWAHMLKEDDLTIFMGLTGAMCPAGMRKIIAYFIQNRMIDCLVSTGANMFHDVHESLGGKHYVGSHAVDDETLFKEGVDRIYDVFAVEEQFRGTDRLIAGFSETLEQERPYSSREFMFLLGKWLHEKGADHDSIVVSAYVHNVPIFVPALCDSSIGIGLMVARRSGNVVNVDQMKDVDEITQIVENSKKTGVIYVGGGVPKNFIQQTEVIASILGLPIQGHSYAIQYTTDAPHWGGLSGCTFEEAVSWGKIAAVAPKVQVFVDATIALPIVSHALAQKAGPYLKKRKAPRYDWAGDRLKMKYALNSKR encoded by the coding sequence ATGGCCAAAAGCAAATTCCTGAAAAGGCCAACCGCGCCGATAGAGGTCGCCGACAGGTCAATAGCCGAGCTCACGGAGGCGATGGCCAGCACGGGCTTTCAGGGGCGCAAGCTTGGAGAGTCCGTCGAGACGTGGGCACACATGCTCAAGGAAGACGACCTAACGATATTCATGGGGCTGACCGGGGCGATGTGTCCGGCGGGCATGCGAAAGATCATAGCTTACTTCATCCAGAACCGCATGATTGATTGTCTGGTAAGCACGGGCGCCAACATGTTCCACGACGTCCACGAGTCGCTGGGCGGCAAGCACTACGTGGGCAGCCACGCCGTGGACGATGAGACGCTCTTCAAGGAAGGCGTCGACAGGATATACGACGTGTTCGCGGTCGAGGAGCAGTTCCGCGGCACCGACAGGCTCATCGCGGGCTTCAGCGAGACGCTTGAGCAAGAGAGGCCGTACTCATCCAGGGAATTCATGTTTTTGCTGGGCAAATGGCTCCATGAGAAGGGGGCGGACCATGACTCTATAGTCGTGAGCGCATACGTGCACAACGTGCCCATCTTCGTTCCGGCCCTTTGCGACAGCTCCATCGGCATAGGCCTGATGGTCGCCAGGAGGAGCGGGAATGTGGTCAACGTCGACCAGATGAAGGACGTGGATGAGATCACCCAGATAGTGGAGAACTCGAAGAAGACGGGCGTCATCTACGTGGGCGGAGGCGTGCCCAAGAACTTCATACAGCAGACCGAGGTTATCGCCTCCATTCTAGGGCTGCCCATCCAGGGCCACAGCTATGCCATCCAGTACACGACTGACGCCCCCCACTGGGGAGGCTTAAGCGGCTGCACGTTCGAGGAGGCCGTGTCGTGGGGTAAGATAGCGGCGGTGGCCCCGAAGGTGCAGGTGTTCGTGGACGCCACCATCGCCCTGCCCATCGTGTCCCACGCCCTTGCCCAGAAGGCTGGGCCTTATCTAAAAAAGCGTAAGGCCCCCAGGTATGATTGGGCTGGCGATAGGCTCAAGATGAAATACGCTTTAAACTCGAAGAGGTAA
- a CDS encoding deoxycytidylate deaminase translates to MSYKRPGQDEYFMEIANVVAKRSTCLRIHVGAVIVKNGRILSTGYNGAPYGFEHCLDIGCIREKENVAHGTRHELCRAVHAEQNAIIQAALHGVSIEGATIYCTHQPCILCAKMLINGKIKRVVFQNGYPDEMSLQFLKQAGIEILQTPGGDEPPEDKPPSV, encoded by the coding sequence ATGTCGTACAAGAGGCCCGGCCAGGACGAGTATTTCATGGAGATAGCCAACGTCGTGGCCAAGCGCTCGACATGCCTGCGCATACACGTAGGCGCCGTCATCGTGAAGAACGGAAGAATACTCAGCACGGGATACAATGGCGCGCCGTACGGCTTCGAGCACTGCCTGGACATCGGGTGTATCCGCGAGAAGGAGAACGTCGCCCATGGCACCCGCCACGAGCTGTGCAGGGCCGTGCACGCGGAGCAGAACGCCATCATCCAGGCGGCGCTACATGGCGTCTCCATCGAGGGGGCGACCATCTACTGTACCCACCAGCCCTGCATCCTGTGCGCCAAGATGCTCATAAACGGCAAAATAAAAAGGGTGGTATTCCAGAACGGCTACCCGGACGAGATGTCCTTACAATTCCTTAAGCAAGCGGGCATCGAGATTCTCCAAACTCCAGGCGGCGACGAGCCCCCGGAGGATAAGCCGCCGAGCGTGTAG
- a CDS encoding RAD55 family ATPase: protein MAHSVSFVKTGVPGADTMLNGGIYPGSAVLISGPPGSGKSILGMQFVYAGAREYGESGLMMAIEETDMSLSEYAASLGLSEWDSLVKRGAISIVTDDYFSRLDLPGSLEGIMNIVTHTSATRMVLDSMNLFKYYFPDDMDRRRYMLKFIRILKRRGITSLFVSEAMEVFPRMELTDEMFMSDGNINLFLSRAGNNVERCFWVTKMRRQSFNMKIVPMSIGVGGIEVYPEAIPYSLSPEA from the coding sequence ATGGCTCATAGCGTTAGCTTTGTCAAGACGGGGGTGCCGGGCGCAGACACGATGCTCAACGGGGGCATATACCCTGGATCGGCGGTGCTCATATCGGGGCCGCCAGGCTCGGGCAAGTCGATACTCGGCATGCAGTTCGTGTACGCGGGCGCCAGGGAGTATGGGGAGAGCGGGCTCATGATGGCCATCGAGGAGACCGACATGTCGCTGTCAGAGTACGCCGCCTCACTAGGGCTTTCAGAGTGGGACTCCCTCGTGAAGAGGGGCGCCATCTCGATCGTCACGGACGACTACTTCTCGAGGCTCGACCTTCCAGGCTCGCTCGAGGGCATCATGAACATAGTGACCCATACGAGCGCCACAAGGATGGTCCTGGACTCCATGAACCTCTTCAAGTACTACTTCCCCGACGATATGGACCGAAGGCGGTACATGCTCAAGTTTATAAGGATACTAAAGAGGCGTGGCATAACCTCGCTCTTCGTATCCGAGGCCATGGAGGTGTTCCCCCGCATGGAATTGACCGACGAGATGTTCATGAGCGACGGAAACATAAACCTGTTTTTATCGAGGGCGGGGAATAACGTGGAGAGGTGCTTCTGGGTCACCAAGATGCGCCGTCAATCCTTTAACATGAAAATCGTGCCCATGAGCATCGGCGTAGGAGGAATAGAGGTATACCCTGAAGCCATTCCATACTCGCTCTCCCCGGAGGCATGA
- a CDS encoding metallophosphoesterase family protein — MGSILLFSDVHADVCALEEILRLAFCSDFSKRYGPLEKAINLGDVLERGHSPAEVVRRLMGLKGLESILGNHDEAFLYGMPVSGSDFESKLVHGEYRRTGEYKEFFRGMGKCYVDARNRLYCVHGGPIDPCAITPPRSCGVEAWLYTQPWQRISASRYVDASGYHYTPGDAFDAVRPTFGGPGFAIVCGHEHEEAAYRQKGWVVEDILDTLKRAYFEMEGRKVHEKALPIDDDASYLVRLGIAGPEGYGKEDRCYFGVFTAGKNRAIYLLNFKPERPEHG; from the coding sequence ATGGGATCTATCCTTCTCTTCTCAGACGTGCACGCCGACGTATGCGCCCTCGAGGAGATACTTAGACTGGCTTTTTGTAGCGATTTTTCTAAGCGCTACGGCCCCCTGGAAAAGGCCATAAACCTTGGCGACGTTCTGGAGAGGGGCCACAGCCCCGCGGAGGTGGTCCGCCGCCTGATGGGCCTGAAAGGCCTGGAATCCATCCTGGGCAACCACGACGAGGCGTTCCTGTACGGGATGCCCGTGTCGGGCAGCGACTTCGAAAGCAAGCTCGTGCACGGCGAGTACAGGAGGACGGGGGAGTATAAGGAGTTCTTCAGGGGCATGGGTAAGTGCTACGTTGACGCCAGGAATAGGCTGTACTGCGTTCATGGCGGGCCGATAGACCCCTGCGCGATCACGCCCCCAAGGTCATGCGGAGTCGAGGCGTGGCTTTACACGCAGCCCTGGCAGCGCATCTCGGCATCCAGGTACGTGGACGCGAGCGGCTACCACTATACTCCCGGGGACGCATTCGACGCGGTGAGGCCGACGTTCGGCGGCCCGGGCTTCGCCATAGTCTGCGGCCACGAGCACGAGGAGGCGGCGTACCGCCAGAAGGGATGGGTGGTCGAGGACATCCTCGACACGCTGAAGAGAGCGTACTTCGAGATGGAGGGCAGGAAAGTGCACGAAAAAGCGCTTCCGATCGACGACGACGCCAGCTACCTCGTCCGGCTTGGCATAGCCGGTCCCGAGGGCTACGGCAAAGAAGACAGGTGCTACTTCGGGGTTTTTACAGCGGGGAAAAATCGGGCCATTTACCTGCTTAACTTTAAGCCGGAGAGGCCGGAGCATGGATGA
- a CDS encoding HD domain-containing protein encodes MDDEDIVARARELSESIHRGLAPSHDFSHVERVYRLAERIATSEGADLFVVRMAALLHDIGRAEEARASSADDCHEELSVRMASPILDGLGVSGERKAAILHAIAAHRHRRGEEPRTLEAKCLFDADKLDSLGAVGVARSYLWLGEHGRGVYYPEEEYAHVDPEDNRAEVDSAQREWHIKLKYLKDKMYTASGRKMAMERHERMARILDEIEKEVKGER; translated from the coding sequence ATGGATGATGAGGACATAGTTGCCAGGGCCCGTGAATTATCCGAATCAATCCACAGGGGCCTCGCCCCGAGCCACGATTTCTCGCACGTGGAGCGGGTGTACCGGCTGGCGGAGCGCATCGCCACGTCAGAGGGCGCGGACCTTTTCGTCGTCCGCATGGCCGCGCTCCTTCATGACATAGGCAGGGCGGAGGAGGCCAGGGCGAGCAGCGCAGACGATTGCCACGAGGAGCTTAGCGTCAGGATGGCCTCCCCCATACTGGACGGGCTGGGCGTGTCCGGGGAGAGAAAAGCCGCCATATTACACGCCATCGCCGCCCACAGGCACCGCCGGGGAGAAGAGCCGCGCACGCTCGAGGCCAAGTGCCTGTTCGACGCCGACAAGCTCGACTCGCTGGGCGCGGTGGGAGTCGCCCGCTCCTACCTGTGGCTGGGCGAGCACGGGAGGGGCGTCTACTATCCCGAGGAGGAGTACGCACACGTCGACCCTGAAGATAACAGGGCCGAGGTCGACTCCGCCCAGCGGGAGTGGCACATCAAGCTGAAATACCTCAAGGATAAGATGTACACGGCCAGTGGCAGGAAAATGGCCATGGAAAGGCATGAGCGGATGGCACGAATACTCGACGAGATAGAGAAAGAGGTTAAGGGCGAGCGTTAA